One Eriocheir sinensis breed Jianghai 21 chromosome 32, ASM2467909v1, whole genome shotgun sequence genomic region harbors:
- the LOC127006157 gene encoding microfibril-associated glycoprotein 4-like, with amino-acid sequence MGVLFVFLSVVVAMVAASASGNDQPDQNLTDAHSSVIECNQLCSVSSLNSKNFTAAHVHGCQCSTELKEMTDLLKDVTKTLERIHRRPRHCKDHLEDGDGQSGVRVIHPYPEQPYSRVKTYCDQTTDGGGWTVIQRRTNLTFRENFNRTWKEYRLGFGDIEGEFWLGLDAMHGLTETSLQELRIDLEDWEGNHRYAKYNLFHVDAPETMYILAVSGYSGNAGDSFTDMHSGSKFTTIDQDNDADGSMNCARRHKGGWWFYGCHSCNLNGLPHQGEHVSDGDGINWENWRGYHYSHRRVSMMTRPAF; translated from the exons ATGGGGGTCCTTTTCGTGTTTCTCTCCGTGGTGGTGGCCATGGTTGCTGCCTCCGCCTCTGGTAATGATCAACCCGACCAGAACCTCACAGATGCGCACAGTTCCGTCATTGAATGCAACCAGCTCTGCTCAGTTTCATCCCTGAACTCAAAAAACTTCACGGCCGCTCATGTGCATGGATGCCAGTGTTCGACCGAGCTGAAA GAGATGACAGATTTGCTGAAGGACGTGACTAAAACCCTCGAAAGAATACATCGTCGGCCGCGTCACTGCAAGGACCATCTGGAGGACGGGGATGGACAGAGCGGCGTGCGCGTGATTCACCCTTACCCTGAACAGCCATATAGCCGCGTCAAGACATACTGTGACCAGACCACGGACGGTGGCGGATGGACGGTGATCCAGAGACGCACAAACCTTACCTTCCGGGAAAACTTTAACCGCACTTGGAAGGAATATAGGCTGGGATTCGGTGACATCGAGGGAGAGTTTTGGTTGGGCCTTGACGCTATGCACGGATTGACTGAGACATCCCTACAGGAGCTACGGATCGACCTTGAAGACTGGGAGGGAAATCATCGGTATGCTAAGTACAACCTCTTTCACGTCGACGCCCCAGAGACGATGTATATTCTCGCCGTTTCAGG GTACAGCGGCAACGCGGGGGACAGCTTCACTGATATGCATTCAGGCAGCAAATTCACGACCATCGATCAGGATAACGACGCCGACGGCAGCATGAACTGTGCAAGGAG GCATAAAGGAGGCTGGTGGTTCTACGGGTGTCACTCCTGCAATCTGAACGGTCTGCCGCACCAGGGTGAGCATGTCTCTGACGGCGACGGAATCAACTGGGAGAATTGGCGCGGCTACCATTACTCCCACCGGCGAGTCTCCATGATGACGCGGCCCGCCTTCTGA